A single genomic interval of Aquificaceae bacterium harbors:
- the coaE gene encoding dephospho-CoA kinase (Dephospho-CoA kinase (CoaE) performs the final step in coenzyme A biosynthesis.) translates to MLKIALTGNLGSGKSTVGRFFQEAGFHVLDADRIIRSFYEEKGEVYRKVVEAFGDRVLDREGNIDRKTLAQIVFSDPQSLRLLESITHSELYRRLDEEFRRLPQKSIVVVEASLLIEKGTYRNYHITLLVYAPYQLCRERALKAGYSPEDFERRWANQMPPEEKKKYAHFIVENTQTLEALRSRVFELARVFKNWVEFQYEELP, encoded by the coding sequence ATGTTAAAGATAGCCTTAACGGGGAATCTTGGTTCTGGTAAATCCACTGTAGGAAGGTTCTTTCAAGAAGCTGGCTTTCATGTCCTTGATGCGGACAGAATAATAAGGTCCTTTTACGAAGAGAAGGGTGAAGTCTACAGAAAGGTGGTAGAGGCTTTTGGTGATAGGGTGCTTGACAGGGAGGGAAACATTGATAGAAAAACACTCGCACAGATAGTTTTCTCAGACCCACAGAGCCTAAGACTGTTGGAAAGTATAACTCATAGTGAACTCTACAGAAGGCTTGATGAGGAGTTTAGAAGGCTTCCTCAAAAAAGCATTGTGGTTGTGGAGGCAAGCCTACTTATAGAGAAGGGGACATATAGAAACTATCATATAACCCTACTTGTTTATGCTCCCTACCAGCTTTGTAGAGAGCGAGCCCTGAAAGCTGGTTATAGCCCAGAGGACTTTGAAAGAAGATGGGCAAACCAGATGCCTCCAGAAGAGAAGAAAAAATACGCTCACTTTATAGTGGAGAACACACAAACTCTTGAAGCCTTAAGGAGTAGGGTTTTTGAACTGGCAAGGGTCTTTAAAAACTGGGTGGAGTTTCAATATGAAGAACTTCCTTGA
- a CDS encoding cytochrome c, whose amino-acid sequence MKKFYISLLLVSLGFASEGELIFKNSCMRCHTDKDRKPLSYLKEKYKGKPEAVMELAKRCPWGQGLSDMEIELVSKWLAGVNTR is encoded by the coding sequence ATGAAAAAGTTTTATATATCCCTTTTGCTTGTAAGCCTTGGCTTTGCCTCAGAGGGAGAGCTTATCTTTAAAAATTCCTGTATGAGATGTCATACGGACAAGGATAGGAAACCTTTGAGCTATTTGAAGGAGAAGTATAAGGGCAAGCCAGAGGCGGTTATGGAGCTTGCTAAAAGATGTCCATGGGGTCAAGGTTTGTCGGATATGGAAATAGAGCTCGTAAGCAAGTGGCTTGCAGGCGTAAATACGCGTTAA
- the glp gene encoding gephyrin-like molybdotransferase Glp: MLTPYEEALESLLERVDRLPTEKVILWDAIGRVVAEDVFADRDSPAFDNSAMDGYAVVSQDLEEIPAKLKVVGEVSAGSEFSGRLERGQAIRIFTGAPIPVGANAVVPVEYTKLEGEYVLIERSFKEGANIRRRGEEIKAGELILKKGTRIRGYEVGLLAFANKVFVEVYQKPRVAVLSTGDEIKEPGEPIEKPSQIRSTNNHLLYARARELGCEVHQLGIIGDEPESIKEVLQRVEDYDVFITTGGVSAGEKDFVHKLVKDMGFEVVFHKLRIKPAKPVLFAKKGRTLFFGLPGNPVSCAMAFDMLVKPALLKMQGVEEHRPKFLKAELLRDFSRKDAERREFVRARYVEKDGRLFCDYSPKTQSHMLTSYVDANCYMVVYEGVHELKAGQQVDIVPFDW; this comes from the coding sequence ATGCTTACACCTTATGAAGAGGCTTTGGAATCCTTGCTTGAAAGGGTTGATAGACTACCTACAGAAAAGGTTATTCTGTGGGATGCCATAGGCAGAGTTGTGGCGGAGGATGTGTTTGCGGACAGGGACAGCCCAGCCTTTGACAATTCAGCAATGGACGGCTATGCGGTTGTTTCTCAAGACCTTGAAGAAATTCCAGCAAAGCTAAAGGTGGTGGGGGAAGTCTCTGCAGGTAGTGAGTTTTCTGGAAGATTGGAAAGGGGGCAAGCCATAAGGATATTCACGGGTGCACCTATTCCGGTGGGTGCAAATGCGGTTGTGCCTGTGGAATACACAAAACTTGAAGGCGAATATGTGCTCATAGAAAGGTCTTTCAAAGAGGGTGCTAACATAAGGAGAAGGGGAGAAGAAATAAAGGCGGGAGAACTTATTCTCAAGAAGGGCACGAGGATAAGGGGCTATGAGGTAGGTCTGCTTGCTTTTGCCAACAAGGTCTTTGTGGAAGTGTATCAAAAGCCAAGAGTAGCGGTGCTTTCCACTGGCGACGAGATAAAAGAGCCGGGAGAACCCATAGAAAAACCGTCACAGATAAGAAGCACAAACAATCACCTTCTGTATGCAAGGGCAAGGGAACTCGGTTGTGAAGTGCACCAGTTAGGGATAATAGGGGATGAACCCGAGAGTATAAAGGAGGTCCTCCAAAGGGTGGAAGATTACGATGTCTTTATTACCACAGGTGGAGTCTCCGCAGGAGAGAAGGATTTTGTCCATAAGTTGGTAAAGGATATGGGTTTTGAGGTGGTCTTCCACAAGCTAAGGATAAAGCCTGCAAAACCTGTGCTTTTTGCCAAAAAAGGCAGGACCCTCTTCTTTGGTCTGCCGGGCAATCCTGTATCCTGTGCTATGGCTTTTGATATGCTTGTTAAACCAGCCCTTTTGAAAATGCAGGGAGTAGAAGAACATAGACCCAAGTTTCTAAAGGCAGAGCTTCTTAGGGATTTTTCAAGGAAGGATGCGGAAAGAAGAGAGTTCGTAAGAGCGAGGTATGTGGAGAAGGATGGTAGGCTATTTTGCGATTATTCTCCCAAAACTCAGTCTCACATGCTTACCTCATATGTGGATGCTAACTGTTATATGGTAGTATACGAAGGGGTGCATGAACTAAAGGCAGGTCAACAGGTGGATATTGTGCCTTTTGATTGGTAG
- the gcvPA gene encoding aminomethyl-transferring glycine dehydrogenase subunit GcvPA — protein sequence MHIPHSKEETQRLLKELGLESLEELFSHIDPSLLSKPELPAPKSEEELRRYFKDLSKKNIPLISFAGFGSYDRIIPSVIWQVLNRGEFLTAYTPYQPEVSQGTLQALFEYQTLICELTGMEVANASMYDGASALAEAVLMARAIRGRGKRVVLSEGVNPLYRRVVNTYLRGYMDEIEICSLTQEGYTDLERLEGLLKDGEAHALAVQYPNFMGFVEPLGEIVSLSKKYEVPIVVVADPIALAILKPPGEFGVDIVVGEGQQMGVPMNFGGPYAGFFAAKSEHLRKMPGRLVGMAEDIEGKRAFTLVLQTREQHIRRERATSNICTNQNLIALANLLYMVLLGKEGMREIAKQSLSKALYLKRRLLEIGFEEVYKGKHLWEFPLRHERAEELYQRALKAGFLAGVPLEGFGYHKTLLFAITEKRTKEEMDSLVDAIRYS from the coding sequence ATGCACATTCCCCATTCAAAGGAAGAGACACAAAGACTTCTGAAAGAGCTTGGTCTTGAAAGCCTTGAAGAACTCTTCTCCCACATAGACCCATCGCTTCTTTCAAAGCCAGAGCTTCCAGCACCAAAGAGCGAAGAGGAGCTAAGGAGATACTTCAAAGACCTAAGCAAGAAAAACATACCACTTATTTCCTTTGCAGGCTTTGGCTCTTACGATAGGATAATTCCGTCGGTAATATGGCAAGTCCTTAACAGAGGCGAGTTTCTTACCGCGTATACTCCTTACCAGCCAGAGGTTTCTCAGGGGACGCTTCAAGCACTCTTTGAATACCAAACACTAATTTGTGAGCTCACAGGTATGGAAGTCGCCAACGCAAGCATGTATGATGGGGCATCCGCATTAGCGGAAGCTGTCCTAATGGCAAGGGCTATAAGGGGCAGGGGTAAAAGGGTAGTCTTAAGCGAGGGAGTAAACCCCCTCTATAGAAGAGTGGTAAATACATACCTAAGAGGCTACATGGATGAGATTGAAATATGTTCGCTTACTCAAGAGGGCTATACAGACCTTGAGAGGCTTGAGGGTTTGCTAAAGGATGGAGAAGCACACGCCTTGGCGGTGCAGTATCCTAACTTTATGGGTTTTGTGGAACCTCTTGGAGAAATAGTGAGTCTTTCAAAGAAGTATGAAGTCCCCATTGTAGTAGTTGCAGACCCTATAGCCTTGGCAATTCTTAAGCCTCCTGGTGAGTTTGGTGTGGACATTGTGGTGGGAGAAGGTCAGCAGATGGGCGTGCCTATGAACTTTGGAGGACCATATGCGGGCTTTTTTGCGGCAAAGTCAGAGCATCTCAGGAAGATGCCCGGAAGGCTTGTGGGTATGGCAGAAGACATAGAGGGCAAAAGAGCCTTTACCCTGGTGCTACAAACAAGGGAACAGCACATAAGAAGAGAAAGGGCAACCTCCAACATATGCACCAACCAAAACCTTATAGCCTTAGCAAACCTGCTATATATGGTCTTGCTCGGAAAGGAGGGTATGAGGGAGATAGCCAAGCAGAGCCTATCAAAGGCTTTATATCTCAAAAGAAGGCTTCTTGAAATAGGCTTTGAGGAAGTCTACAAGGGAAAGCATCTTTGGGAGTTTCCACTAAGACATGAAAGGGCGGAGGAGCTTTATCAAAGGGCTTTGAAGGCAGGCTTTCTTGCCGGCGTGCCTTTGGAAGGGTTTGGATACCACAAGACCCTACTCTTTGCCATTACTGAAAAGAGGACAAAAGAGGAGATGGATAGCTTAGTGGATGCTATAAGATATAGTTAA